One Solanum lycopersicum chromosome 2, SLM_r2.1 genomic region harbors:
- the LOC101257924 gene encoding LRR receptor-like serine/threonine-protein kinase GHR1, producing MNLFSFWMLVLCFGSAMGQLPSQDILALLEFRKGINHDPTGYVLQSWNEESIDFNGCPSSWNGIMCNGGNVAAVVLDNMGLSADADLSVFANLTMLVKLSMANNSITGQMPKKIGDFKSLEYLDISNNLFNSSLPPEIGKIGSLKNLSLAGNNFSGPIPDTISELMSIQSLDLSHNSLSGLLPSSLTKLNNLVYLNLSLNGFTKKVPKGFELMANLEVLDLHGNMLDGTLDPEFLLLTTATYVDLSGNLLVSSASQHEKFLPGISSSVKYLSLSHNQLTGSLVSGGEAQAFGNLKVLDLSYNQLSGELPGFNFVYDLQVLRLSNNRFSGFVPNDLLKGDALVLSELDLSGNNLTGSISMITSTTLRVLNLSSNALSGELPLVTGSTAVLDLSKNQLEGNLTRIQKWGNVEFLDLSQNQLTGNIPEVTAQFLRLNRLNLSHNALTGSIPKVITQFPKITVLDLSFNQLNGPLLTSLLTVPTIEELHLQNNALVGNIDVAAPSATPNLRVLDLSHNQLAGSFPDGFGLLTALQVLDIAGNNFSGSLPTLIGQVGSLTSLDISQNHFTGPLPMNLPDGLQSFNASLNDLSGVVPDNLRKFPLSAFYPGNSELQFPNPPSGSGQASPENQKSRSLKTIIKLVIIVSCVIAFIILVLLVIFFYYIRASRKRHPRVTEKVVHRQATSNPSGFSSREGAGGAVVSAEDLMTSRKGSSEIISPDEKMAAITGFSPSKGSHFSWSPESGDSYTAETFARLDVKSPDRLAGELYFLDDTISFTPEELSRAPAEVLGRSSHGTSYRATLENGLLLTVKWLREGVAKQRKDFAKEAKKFANIRHPNVVGLRGYYWGPTQHEKLILSDYISPGSLASFLYDRPGRKGPPLTWPQRLKISVDVARGLNYLHFDREVPHGNLKATNILLDGPDLNARVADYCLHRLMTQAGTIEQILDAGVLGYRAPELAASKKPLPSFKSDVYAFGVILLELLSGKCAGDVVSGEDGGVDLTDWVRLKVAEGRSSDCFDNVLSPELENPAMEKQMKEVLGIAVRCIRSISERPGIKTIYEDLSSI from the exons ATGAACCTATTTAGTTTTTGGATGCTTGTGCTTTGTTTTGGTTCTGCAATGGGGCAGCTTCCTTCCCAGGACATTTTGGCCCTGCTTGAATTTAGGAAGGGTATAAACCATGATCCAACTGGTTATGTACTGCAGTCATGGAATGAAGAGTCCATTGATTTCAATGGTTGCCCTTCATCTTGGAATGGTATAATGTGCAATGGTGGTAATGTTGCAGCAGTTGTCCTTGATAACATGGGTTTATCTGCTGATGCAGATTTGAGTGTGTTTGCTAACCTCACAATGCTTGTGAAACTCTCTATGGCTAACAATTCGATTACTGGACAAATGCCAAAGAAAATTGGTGATTTTAAGAGTCTTGAATATCTGGATATTTCAAACAATCTATTCAACTCCTCTTTACCACCAGAGATTGGGAAAATAGGAAGCTTAAAGAATCTGTCACTAGCTGGTAACAACTTCTCTGGCCCAATCCCTGATACTATTTCAGAGCTCATGTCAATTCAATCTTTGGATTTGAGTCACAATTCTCTTTCTGGGCTACTTCCTTCTTCTTTGACCAAGTTAAATAATTTAGTATACCTCAATCTTTCTCTTAATGGATTTACAAAGAAAGTCCCAAAAGGTTTTGAGCTAATGGCTAACCTTGAAGTTCTTGACTTGCATGGAAATATGCTTGATGGTACTTTGGATCCAGAGTTCTTACTGCTTACTACTGCAACTTATGTTGACTTAAGTGGAAATTTGCTCGTGAGTTCTGCTTCGCAACATGAGAAATTTTTACCAGGCATATCCTCGTCAGTCAAGTACTTGAGTCTTAGCCATAATCAGCTTACGGGGTCACTTGTAAGTGGTGGTGAAGCTCAGGCATTTGGAAACTTGAAGGTTCTGGATTTGAGCTATAATCAGCTGTCCGGGGAATTACCTGgctttaattttgtttatgatCTTCAGGTCCTGAGACTCAGCAACAACAGATTTTCTGGTTTCGTTCCAAATGATCTCTTGAAAGGAGATGCTTTAGTCCTCTCAGAATTGGATTTAAGTGGAAACAACCTCACAG GGTCGATAAGCATGATTACATCAACAACTCTGCGTGTTCTTAACTTATCCTCCAATGCTCTTTCTGGTGAACTTCCACTGGTGACAGGTAGTACTGCAGTTCTTGATCTCTCTAAAAACCAATTAGAGGGGAATCTAACTAGAATTCAGAAATGGGGGAATGTTGAATTTCTTGACCTCAGCCAGAACCAATTGACTGGAAACATCCCTGAGGTTACAGCTCAGTTTCTGCGATTAAATCGCCTAAACCTTTCTCACAATGCTCTTACTGGATCTATCCCAAAAGTTATCACACAGTTTCCCAAGATCACAGTCCTTGATCTTAGTTTCAACCAGCTGAATGGACCTCTTCTCACTTCTCTGCTAACAGTACCCACTATTGAAGAGCTTCACCTTCAAAACAATGCACTTGTTGGAAATATTGATGTCGCTGCCCCCTCTGCTACACCCAACCTCCGTGTTCTTGATCTTTCTCATAATCAGCTTGCTGGCTCTTTTCCTGATGGGTTTGGTTTGTTGACTGCGCTTCAAGTACTTGATATAGCTGGTAATAATTTCTCTGGGTCTCTGCCTACATTGATTGGTCAAGTTGGTTCACTCACTTCTCTAGACATTTCACAGAATCATTTTACTGGTCCTTTGCCGATGAACCTGCCTGATGGCCTCCAAAGCTTCAATGCATCACTCAATGACTTATCTGGTGTTGTCCCTGATAATTTGAGAAAGTTCCCTTTATCAGCTTTCTACCCTGGAAACTCTGAACTTCAATTTCCAAATCCTCCCTCAGGATCTGGCCAAGCTTCACCAGAAAACCAAAAAAGTCGATCACTTAAAACTATCATCAAGTTGGTAATAATAGTTTCTTGTGTAATTGCTTTTATTATTTTGGTCCTGCtagtcattttcttttattatatacGAGCTTCAAGGAAGCGTCATCCTCGTGTAACTGAAAAAGTAGTTCATCGCCAAGCCACATCAAATCCTTCTGGCTTTAGCAGTAGGGAGGGTGCCGGTGGTGCAGTTGTTTCCGCTGAAGATCTTATGACTTCACGGAAAGGGTCATCAGAAATAATTAGCCCAGATGAGAAAATGGCTGCTATAACTGGTTTCTCCCCTTCAAAAGGTAGCCATTTCTCCTGGTCACCAGAGTCTGGAGATTCGTATACTGCAGAAACTTTTGCAAGATTGGATGTGAAGTCTCCGGATCGTCTGGCTGGAGAGCTGTACTTCCTTGATGATACAATCTCTTTTACACCTGAGGAACTTTCCAGGGCTCCGGCTGAAGTCTTAGGCAGAAGCAGCCATGGTACATCATACAGGGCAACACTGGAGAATGGGTTGCTTCTGACTGTGAAATGGTTGAGAGAAGGAGTGGCGAAGCAGAGGAAGGATTTTGCGAAGGAGGCTAAAAAGTTTGCTAATATTAGGCATCCTAATGTAGTAGGATTAAGAGGTTACTACTGGGGTCCCACACAACATGAGAAGCTCATTCTTTCGGATTATATATCTCCTGGAAGTCTTGCAAGTTTCCTCTATG ATCGGCCTGGTAGAAAAGGTCCACCACTAACCTGGCCCCAAAGACTCAAAATATCAGTTGATGTTGCACGTGGCTTGAACTATCTCCATTTTGATCGGGAGGTTCCACATGGAAATCTTAAAGCAACCAACATCTTGTTGGATGGGCCTGACCTTAATGCAAGGGTTGCAGATTACTGCCTTCACCGCCTCATGACTCAAGCCGGCACAATAGAACAGATTCTTGATGCAGGAGTTTTGGGTTATCGTGCCCCTGAGTTGGCTGCATCAAAGAAACCACTGCCTTCCTTCAAATCAGATGTATATGCTTTTGGAGTTATTTTGTTGGAGCTGCTTAGTGGAAAATGTGCAGGTGATGTTGTCTCTGGCGAAGATGGCGGAGTAGACTTGACTGACTGGGTAAGGTTGAAGGTGGCAGAAGGTCGTAGCTCTGATTGTTTTGATAACGTTTTGTCACCTGAGTTGGAAAATCCAGCAATGGAGAAGCAAATGAAGGAGGTTCTTGGTATAGCTGTGCGATGCATTCGTTCTATATCTGAGAGACCTGGTATCAAGACTATATATGAGGACCTTTCGTCTATATAG
- the LOC101257629 gene encoding pentatricopeptide repeat-containing protein At2g01860, which produces MIQYITTRPSNKVSVAAKCILLSYSNLYSKNTTRSVISFCLQICADHLLDEMFSRSYCMFSATYESFTWSSCTYSISLASSASIASSVTSLCFRRRKGRVVFMAVSNNRANHRKLPKNLRNPRRPKLPPDMDYSFKRVLYEGVVSEACSDGIDEELEMGVEKGRMCDDDDEGIMWESDEMEAISSLFKGRIPQKPGKLDRERPLPLPLPYKIRPLGLPTQKGFTNRSRQSISTQVYKNPTFLIGLAKEIQGLSTEENVSKVLSKWSPFLRKGSLSLTIRELGYLGLPERALETFCWVKKQPHLFPDDHILGSTIEVLAGSNELKVPFDLDKFTGLASRGVYEAMLRGYIKGGSLKLALKLLSMAKESNRVLDTGVYAKLILELGKDPDKSTLVLVLLEELAVRDDLNLTPQDCTAIMKICIRLGRFEIVEGLYDWFRKSGGNPSVVMYTTLIHCRYSANKYREAIDMLWEMEASNCLFDLPAYRVVIKLFVALNDLSRAVRYFSKLKEAGFSPTFDIYCSLIKVYMASGRVAKCKDICKEAEMAGFRFDENTLLKLQQ; this is translated from the coding sequence atgatACAATACATAACCACCCGCCCGTCAAATAAAGTATCAGTTGCGGCAAAATGTATACTCCTGTCCTATAGTAACTTGTATAGCAAAAATACTACAAGGTCAGTAATATCGTTTTGTTTACAAATTTGTGCCGACCACCTGCTCGACGAAATGTTCAGCCGGAGTTATTGCATGTTCTCGGCGACTTATGAGTCCTTTACTTGGTCTTCATGTACATATTCTATCTCCCTAGCTAGTAGTGCCAGTATAGCTTCTTCTGTAACATCTTTATGTTTTAGAAGAAGAAAGGGGAGAGTTGTTTTCATGGCTGTATCTAATAACAGAGCAAACCATAGAAAACTTCCAAAGAACCTTAGAAATCCTCGACGACCCAAGCTCCCACCAGATATGGACTATAGTTTCAAAAGGGTTTTGTATGAGGGAGTTGTAAGTGAGGCTTGTTCTGATGGAATTGATGAAGAATTGGAGATGGGGGTAGAAAAAGGAAGGAtgtgtgatgatgatgatgagggaATTATGTGGGAGTCAGATGAGATGGAAGCAATTTCATCTCTTTTTAAAGGGAGGATCCCTCAGAAGCCTGGAAAATTGGATAGAGAGAGGCCTCTACCTCTGCCCCTTCCTTACAAGATTCGACCTTTAGGACTTCCTACACAAAAGGGATTCACAAATCGTTCAAGGCAATCCATATCAACGCAAGTGTATAAGAATCCTACTTTCTTGATTGGTTTGGCGAAAGAAATACAAGGTCTTTCAACTGAGGAAAATGTATCAAAGGTTCTCAGTAAATGGAGTCCATTTCTTAGGAAGGGATCCTTGTCGTTGACAATCCGAGAGTTGGGTTACTTGGGGCTACCGGAGAGAGCTCTGGAAACATTTTGTTGGGTGAAGAAACAACCCCATCTTTTCCCAGATGATCATATTCTTGGTTCTACCATTGAAGTTTTGGCGGGGTCAAATGAGTTGAAAGTGCCATTTGATTTGGACAAGTTCACTGGCTTGGCTAGTCGGGGTGTGTATGAAGCAATGTTAAGGGGTTATATTAAAGGAGGAAGCCTGAAGCTTGCTTTGAAGCTACTTTCAATGGCTAAGGAATCTAACAGAGTGCTTGATACTGGGGTGTATGCTAAGCTAATCTTAGAGCTTGGTAAGGATCCTGATAAAAGCACACTTGTTTTGGTATTATTAGAGGAGCTTGCTGTGAGAGATGATCTGAATTTGACACCACAGGACTGTACCGCTATCATGAAGATTTGCATTAGGCTGGGAAGATTTGAGATCGTGGAGGGACTATATGACTGGTTCAGGAAATCTGGTGGTAATCCAAGTGTAGTTATGTATACTACTCTGATTCACTGTCGTTATTCAGCGAACAAATATAGGGAAGCAATAGACATGCTATGGGAAATGGAGGCTTCAAATTGCCTTTTTGATCTTCCAGCTTATCGTGTAGTGATTAAGCTTTTTGTTGCTTTGAACGATCTCTCAAGGGCTGTACGCTATTTCTCTAAACTTAAGGAAGCAGGTTTTAGTCCAACTTTTGACATATACTGCAGCTTGATCAAAGTTTATATGGCTTCTGGAAGGGTGGCTAAGTGCAAGGATATCTGCAAGGAGGCAGAGATGGCTGGATTCAGGTTTGACGAAAATACATTGTTAAAGTTGCAACAATAA
- the LOC101257330 gene encoding UDP-glycosyltransferase 91C1-like, whose product MENEKDKLHVVMFPWLAMGHIIPFFHLSKCLARRGHRVTFISTPRNIERVVNKVPSDLAHLLHIVWFQLPKVENLPDDAESSMDIPYQKAQFLKIAFDSLEIPLTNYLESSSNPKPDWIVYDYASHWLPQIAGKLGVSRAFFSLFTAATMSFYGPPCALLNDERSIAEDYTVVPKWIPFETKVVYRLHEIKKNFEAPADESGTSDGARFGASIDASDVILFRNCVEFESEWFSLVSELYQKPIISIGVLPPSVVVDQEQDDSNDASWSGIKSWLDKHNQDSVVYVALGTEATLNQQELNELALGLEKCGLPFVWVLRDQPKHNQQDSCIQLPDGYEDRVKNRGVIYKGWVPQTKILSHSSVGGFLTHCGWNSVIEALCFGRVLVMFPVLNDQGLNTRLLQEKGVGVEIPRNEKDGFFTSDSVAEAVKFGVVSEEGELLRANARQMSCLFGDRKRNEQLIDDCVGYFMENRISKSNSSIG is encoded by the coding sequence ATGGAGAATGAAAAAGATAAACTTCATGTTGTGATGTTTCCATGGCTAGCCATGGGACATATCATACCTTTTTTTCATCTATCAAAGTGTTTAGCACGAAGGGGCCATAGAGTCACCTTCATTTCAACTCCAAGAAACATTGAAAGAGTCGTCAATAAAGTTCCCTCTGATCTTGCTCATCTGTTGCATATTGTGTGGTTTCAATTGCCTAAAGTTGAAAACTTGCCGGATGATGCAGAGTCATCGATGGATATTCCTTACCAAAAAGCTCAGTTCTTGAAGATAGCTTTCGATTCGCTCGAAATCCCACTGACCAATTATCTTGAGAGTTCATCAAATCCCAAACCAGATTGGATTGTCTATGACTATGCTTCTCACTGGCTACCTCAAATTGCAGGTAAATTAGGCGTTTCTCGCGccttttttagtctgtttactGCTGCAACCATGTCATTTTATGGACCTCCTTGTGCTTTGTTAAATGATGAAAGGTCAATAGCTGAGGACTATACAGTTGTTCCAAAATGGATTCCTTTCGAAACGAAAGTTGTGTATAGGCTGCATGAGATTAAGAAGAATTTCGAAGCACCAGCTGATGAATCAGGTACATCTGATGGAGCCAGATTTGGTGCTTCAATTGATGCAAGTGATGTCATATTGTTTCGAAATTGTGTTGAGTTTGAATCCGAATGGTTCAGCTTGGTTTCTGAGCTTTATCAGAAACCTATTATATCCATTGGTGTTCTACCTCCATCTGTTGTAGTTGATCAAGAACAAGATGACAGCAATGATGCGTCGTGGTCAGGAATCAAGAGTTGGCTAGATAAGCACAATCAAGATTCTGTTGTTTATGTTGCACTTGGAACTGAAGCAACACTGAATCAACAAGAGCTGAATGAGCTAGCTTTGGGGTTAGAAAAATGCGGATTACCATTCGTTTGGGTATTAAGAGATCAGCCAAAACATAATCAACAAGATTCGTGTATTCAGCTGCCTGATGGATACGAAGACAGAGTCAAAAACAGAGGTGTAATATACAAAGGATGGGTACCACAGACGAAGATACTGAGTCATTCGTCAGTAGGTGGATTCTTGACTCATTGTGGATGGAATTCGGTCATAGAAGCGCTATGTTTTGGGCGGGTTTTGGTTATGTTCCCGGTGTTGAATGATCAAGGATTGAATACAAGGTTGTTGCAAGAGAAAGGAGTTGGTGTAGAGATACCAAGAAATGAAAAAGATGGATTTTTCACTAGTGATTCAGTGGCTGAAGCTGTGAAGTTTGGTGTAGTGAGTGAAGAGGGTGAGTTGTTGAGAGCTAATGCAAGACAAATGAGTTGTTTGTTTGGAGATAGGAAGAGAAATGAACAACTTATTGATGATTGTGTTGGTTATTTCATGGAAAATAGGATAAGCAAATCTAATAGCTCCATCGGTTGA
- the LOC101264590 gene encoding small RNA 2'-O-methyltransferase produces the protein MENGKVPASGPKKLPFTPKAIIHQKFGTKACYKVEEVQEVVQNGCPGLVIPQRGPCLYRCSLQLPEFSVVSEAFRRKKDAEQSAAEKAIQQLGIQPKEVNLTVEQAWDELVGRLSYLFSIEFLPAIHPLSGHFRAALVREGHLNGFIPLVAIATFDAKINSLCKCISSEMESNPSLVMSLIIEAAKRLEDSLLFSEEKRSLKRLTPHPPEIIQSLPKNEPNSPESISFEAIRVPSSAEKTVEPVILNASSGNYYLDVIAKELGVKDASKVLISRTIGKASSETRLYFCAPESTTIGSSSELYMKQASSFKGYVNTIATYLSGQEICGDAILASVGYTWKSTDLFYEDLSLRAYYRLLANKIPSGIYKLSREAILAAELPTAFTTRSNWRGSFPRDILCTFCRQHRLSEPVFSSDSIEPLPDLPGRKRLRDTSSGENETNEGGLAATAVAQEGCNLVYRCTVKIYSKCQELILLCSPKESYKKQIDAMHSTALKVLSWLDRFLDKVDMSVEEITSSAKGFDILIYPQQLVKEFTLCQTLSKYQWGSATLAGNFVCPSYSNVQNNTLEEELSSGTTPSSGSLVCVTYKIYLATERECIMEHLEGSEEFEFEIGSGAVSPVLEAVVTQMSVDQSACFTMELPAKEIVLAVAHDSANIISLLSSGTCLMKCEVTLLRVTVPLEDRMEQALFSPPLSKQRVEYAVQHIRESCAASLVDFGCGSGSLLESLLAYQTSLEKIAGVDISQRALARAAKILHSKLNGNIEAEQPINSIKSAILYDGSILSCDSRLCGYDIATCLEVIEHMEEQDACLFGDIVLRSFCPQILIVSTPNYEYNVILQKSTPQYQEDDPDEKSQQQLCKFRNHDHKFEWTRQQFCEWASELALRHNYDVVFSGVGGEANKEPGFASQIAVFRRNDRSPVNADFPEHYDVIWEWSSDNK, from the exons ATGGAAAATGGAAAAGTCCCAGCAAGTGGTCCAAAGAAATTACCTTTCACGCCTAAGGCTATCATACACCAAAAATTTGGTACTAAAGCATGCTATAAGGTCGAGGAAGTTCAAGAGGTCGTACAAAATGGATGTCCTGGTTTAGTGATTCCTCAGAGAGGTCCTTGCCTCTATCGCTGTTCTCTGCAACTTCCAGAATTTTCAGTAGTCTCTGAAGCCTTCAGAAGAAAGAAGGATGCCGAGCAATCTGCTGCTGAGAAGGCTATACAACAG CTAGGTATCCAGCCTAAAGAAGTTAATCTCACTGTGGAGCAAGCATGGGATGAATTGGTTGGTCGACTATCATATTTGTTTTCAATTGAG TTCCTTCCTGCAATTCACCCACTTAGTGGTCACTTCAGAGCAGCGTTGGTGAGAGAAGGTCACCTCAATGGGTTTATTCCTCTGGTAGCTATTGCCACGTTTGATGCAAAGATCAATAGCTTATGTAAATGTATATCATCTGAAATGGAATCAAATCCCTCGTTGGTGATGTCCCTTATTATTGAAGCTGCAAAGAGATTAGAAGATTCCCTCTTGTTCTCTGAAGAGAAGCGGTCATTGAAGAGGCTAACTCCACACCCTCCTGAGATTATACAATCTTTACCAAagaatgaacctaattccccaGAGAGCATTTCATTTGAAGCAATACGTGTTCCATCTTCAGCAGAGAAGACTGTGGAACCTGTGATACTTAATGCCTCTTCTGGCAATTATTACCTGGATGTTATTGCAAAGGAATTAGGGGTTAAGGATGCTTCTAAGGTTCTGATTTCAAG GACTATTGGCAAAGCTTCCTCAGAAACGAGGTTGTACTTCTGTGCTCCAGAGTCCACAACAATTGGTTCATCATCAGAGCTATATATGAAACAAGCTAGTTCATTTAAAGGATATGTGAATACCATCGCGACTTACCTATCTGGTCAAGAAATATGTGGTGATGCAATTTTGGCGTCTGTAGGATACACTTGGAAATCTACTGAtcttttttatgaagatttatcCTTGCGTGCATATTACAG ATTACTTGCCAACAAGATACCCAGTGGAATTTACAAGTTGTCTAGAGAAGCAATACTTGCTGCAGAACTTCCCACAGCTTTCACAACAAGAAGCAATTGGAGGGGTTCTTTTCCAAGAGATATTCTCTGTACATTTTGCCGCCAGCATCGATTGTCTGAACCTGTATTTTCAAGCGATTCCATTGAACCTCTGCCAGATTTACCTGGACGTAAAAGATTGAGGGATACATCATCAGGTGAAAACGAAACTAATGAAGGGGGTCTTGCAGCTACTGCTGTAGCACAAGAAGGGTGTAATCTAGTCTACAGATGTACAGTGAAGATATACTCCAAGTGCCAGGAATTAATTCTGCTGTGTTCACCAAAGGAATCTTATAAGAAACAGATTGATGCAATGCATAGTACTGCCTTAAAAGTTCTCTCATGGTTGGATAGATTTCTTGATAAAGTTGATATGTCTGTGGAAGAGATCACATCATCTGCAAAGGGATTTGATATTCTTATTTATCCTCAACAGCTTGTTAAGGAGTTCACATTATGTCAAACTTTGTCCAAATATCAGTGGGGCAGTGCAACACTAGCAGGAAACTTCGTGTGTCCTAGCTACTCTAATGTACAGAATAACACACTTGAAGAAGAATTATCATCTGGAACGACTCCATCTAGTGGTTCTTTGGTGTGTGTGACTTACAAGATATATTTAGCCACGGAAAGGGAATGCATTATGGAACATCTTGAAGGGTCTGAAGAGTTTGAGTTTGAGATTGGCAGCGGAGCCGTATCTCCTGTTCTTGAAGCAGTTGTAACACAGATGTCCGTTGACCAGTCTGCATGTTTTACTATGGAATTGCCTGCAAAAGAGATTGTTCTAGCAGTGGCTCATGATTCTGCaaatatcatttcattattGTCTTCAG GTACTTGCTTAATGAAATGTGAAGTCACTTTGCTGCGTGTGACAGTACCCCTGGAGGATAGAATGGAACAGGCCTTATTCTCTCCCCCATTATCAAAACAACGTGTTGAATATGCGGTGCAGCACATTAGAGAATCTTGTGCTGCTTCTTTG GTTGATTTTGGATGTGGTTCTGGAAGTCTGCTGGAGTCTTTATTAGCTTATCAAACCTCTCTTGAGAAAATAGCAGGTGTTGATATTTCACAGAGAGCTCTTGCTCGTGCTGCAAAG ATACTTCATTCAAAACTCAATGGAAATATAGAAGCTGAACAACCAATCAACAGTATCAAGTCTGCAATACTATATGATGGTTCGATTTTGTCTTGTGATTCTCGGTTGTGTGGATATGATATTGCAACCTGCTTGGAG GTGATTGAACACATGGAGGAACAGGACGCATGTTTGTTTGGGGATATTGTTCTCCGTTCATTTTGTCCACAGATTCTTATAGTCTCCACTCCCAATTATGAATACAATGTGATTCTCCAGAAATCTACTCCCCAATACCAGGAGGATGACCCAGATGAGAAGAGCCAGCAGCAGTTATGCAAATTCCGCAATCACGATCACAAGTTTGAGTGGACTAGACAGCAGTTCTGTGAATGGGCATCTGAGCTAGCTTTAAGGCATAATTATGATGTCGTGTTCAGTGGTGTTGGGGGAGAAGCTAACAAAGAACCAGGATTTGCCTCCCAAATTGCTGTTTTTAGAAGAAACGATCGCAGTCCCGTGAATGCAGATTTTCCTGAACACTATGATGTTATATGGGAATGgagtagtgacaataaatag
- the LOC101257038 gene encoding uncharacterized protein, translated as MSFPWKKLKKTSISQLVKDHIHSQKPLMVETGFPSSLVDLFVKNRRKFMKTSKKKRAPPVVAELPLSSLSTPPSPVCCIFEKSELKGCQEKDERFDLDEAVDKNTVLVALLKVFLVVFLVLGTKKLVMGITMSAFLLYFIEYSGECVYRWIMTVAGAQRRSLLMVQQVWRSSGVEMVELEEKDCVFKTRLQQEESSSSESSRYDNLIREGIDSTEEESRSHDLLESKRKKSQKSKMKRFIAKKFKRKISNQVIPVRENDDETQLDARKSAEEVLDATTVKVSSITRKEQSSASIDLLLVVLVGLTGGRIFALVFTVTWCMMSKQVLLKTLVRIFQFICGKL; from the coding sequence ATGTCTTTTCCATggaagaagttgaagaagacaAGTATATCTCAATTGGTGAAGGACCATATTCATTCTCAAAAACCTCTTATGGTGGAAACTGGTTTCCCTTCTTCCCTTGTGGATCTTTTTGTCAAGAATCGTCGAAAGTTCATGAAAACTTCCAAGAAAAAGAGGGCTCCTCCAGTGGTGGCTGAGCTCCCTTTAAGTTCTCTTTCGACTCCACCTTCCCCTGTATGTTGCATATTTGAGAAGTCTGAGTTAAAGGGGTGTCAGGAAAAAGATGAAAGATTTGATCTTGATGAAGCTGTTGATAAAAACACGGTGTTAGTCGCGCTTCTGAAGGTCTTTCTGGTGGTGTTTTTGGTTTTAGGAACAAAGAAACTTGTAATGGGAATAACAATGTCAGCTTTCTTGTTGTACTTCATTGAGTATTCGGGTGAATGCGTATATAGATGGATCATGACTGTTGCAGGAGCACAAAGGAGGAGTCTTTTGATGGTACAGCAAGTCTGGAGATCCTCTGGAGTCGAAATGGTTGAGTTAGAAGAAAAAGATTGTGTTTTCAAGACGCGATTACAGCAAGAAGAGTCAAGTTCCTCTGAGTCCAGTAGGTATGATAATCTGATACgcgaaggaatagactcaacaGAAGAAGAATCGAGGAGTCATGACTTGTTGGAATCCAAGCGAAAGAAATctcaaaaatcaaagatgaaGAGATTTATCGCAAAGAAGTTCAAAAGGAAGATAAGTAATCAGGTGATCCCAGTAAGGgaaaatgatgatgaaactcaACTTGATGCTCGAAAGAGCGCTGAAGAAGTGCTTGATGCAACCACTGTTAAGGTGTCTAGTATAACCAGAAAAGAGCAGAGTTCAGCTAGTATTGATCTACTTTTGGTTGTTCTTGTTGGCCTTACCGGAGGCCGGATTTTCGCGCTTGTGTTTACAGTAACATGGTGCATGATGTCAAAACAAGTTTTGCTCAAAACTTTAGTTagaatttttcaatttatttgtggaAAGCTGTGA
- the LOC101256740 gene encoding dihydroceramide fatty acyl 2-hydroxylase FAH1 — protein sequence MVAQGFTVDLDKPLVHQVGHLGEAYQEWVHQPIVSKEGPRFFASDFWEFLTRTVWWAIPTIWLPVVCYSISVSIRMGRTVPEVALLVVFGIFIWTLMEYTLHRFLFHINTTSYWGNTIHYLLHGCHHKHPMDGLRLVFPPAATAILLVPFWNLIKLLATPTTAPALFGGGLLGYVMYDVTHYYLHHGQPTVEVPKNLKKYHLNHHFRIQNKGFGITSSFWDKVFGTLPHSKSAKNR from the exons ATGGTTGCACAAGGCTTCACTGTGGATTTAGATAAGCCACTTGTACACCAG GTTGGCCACCTTGGAGAAGCTTATCAAGAGTGGGTTCACCAGCCCATTGTCAGCAAGGAAGGTCCTCGATTTTTTGCTAGTGACTTTTGGGAG TTTCTGACTCGCACAGTTTGGTGGGCAATTCCTACCATATGGCTTCCagttgtgtgctatagcatctCTGTTTCTATCCGTATGGGTCGTACTGTTCCAGAGGTGGCACTGTTGGTGGTTTTTGGCATTTTCATCTGGACACTGATGGAATACACTCTTCATCGTTTTCTTTTCCATATCAATACAACGAGCTATTG GGGAAACACAATTCATTATCTTCTTCATGGCTGTCATCATAAGCATCCCATGGATGGTCTACGGCTGGTTTTTCCTCCTGCTGCAACGGCTATTCTCCTCGTACCA TTCTGGAACTTGATCAAATTGCTGGCAACTCCCACTACTGCTCCTGCTTTGTTTGGAGGCGGTTTATTGGGCTATGTTATGTATGATGTAACCCACTACTACTTGCATCACGGGCAACCAACagttgaagtgcctaaaaatCTCAAG AAATATCACTTGAATCATCATTTTCGTATCCAGAACAAAGGTTTTGGTATCACCTCTTCCTTCTGGGACAAAGTGTTTGGAACTCTACCACATTCAAAATCAGCCAAGAACAGATGA